The Arachis ipaensis cultivar K30076 chromosome B07, Araip1.1, whole genome shotgun sequence genomic interval GAACTTTAACTCAgaaaacactcaagcacactcatatcCCCAGAGAATTTCTAAGTCTGCAATCGAGTtacttttctgtagggttccttccatgtcTTTGCTTTTTCAATTTATCTTATTGTAAACTTTATTTTTCAAGCAAGTTTATCTTTCAAGTATTCTTTACTTTCAATGTCTAATTTACATTTCTgcacttttaattttcatgtcaaaGTCCTTTGACCCAGTTGAAGGCATTTTACTGTTTTCTTTTAACTTCAACACAGTCTTTTCCGATTTCAGTACattttctttttgaaaaccttattcatttgtttcttttattgctttacaagttttaatttatcttttatccTATTACGTACTCGTCGAATCATcgaagacactttgatgcacttttagaaaactgatacctgcaaagaggagtaggtttcgctcccaaaccattagatatcgaaccatcatcgatttgttaaaaatcgacaaaacactcCCTAACCAGCTTGTTGTATACGTCATCAGATCATGTCCAGCTTATAAGCAACCTTATGTTATTATTGTCATGATATGGTAATaccaaattttattttaggaAATTAAAACAGATATGATCAATGTATAGTTGAATGTTGAGATTTAATTTGacaaaaataaacaataaataaataaataaaacagacGGATATCAAATAATTTATATGATAGAGAAACATCCCACTTATTATATATTACACAAGCACATAACACACTCAAACGAGAAATCATTGGCACGCATATACAACTTATTGTATATTACATTCAAACCAAGGATGAAAACCAAAACAACACTACAACAAAAAAAGGTTTGTGgccatactttttttttttatatgctttaaaagcgtgataaaaaaaatcaataaccaCACTTTTATAAAGATGATAATTGATTAAAGATTTAGTCATGTTTTTTATTATGCTTCAAAAGTGcggcaaaaaaaaattaatggccACATTTTTACAAGAGTGACAATTGATTAAAGATTTGACTATGTTTTTTGTtacactttaaaagcgtagccataaaAAAAAACACGCTTTTAAAAGGTGACAATATAATTTTGTTACAGTGACGTTTTAAAAGCTTTTATAATATTGTCCGTGTCCAAGATTGATTAttgcaacatatatatatatattcgaaAACCTCTTAATAATATTAACCACAAACACATTATTTTATAAGTTATATCTATGCTTTGAGAAGATAAGAATCAACTTCTTTAGCACCCTTGTCAAAGAACTCCATGAATCCATATGGAGCTTCAACATTCTCATTGATTTTCTCGTATTCAATAGTGAATTTAGCTGTAGCACCACCATCACTCTTCTCAAACACTTGAAAAAAGAACTTAAAGACTTTATAGTTCTTACTTATGTCTCCATCGAAAAGGTTGTATGTAATTGACTTGTTCTCCTTGTCAATAGCTTCAATTTTCTCCTTCAACTTAATTGGCTTGCCATCTATTTTTTGTCAcaataatcaattaaaataaacgATTACTCAAAAAAATGTATATAAAAAAGTATTTATTTGGACGTTGATTAAATTAGattaaattattctattagtAGTTATAATTCATTAAATTTGTAATTGATTGTACGTACACTTTAAAAGTTTTTAATTGAAATTCTACATTAGttttaaatttgtaattatatCCTTGTCGCTTAAAAAATATTGAACGTCTGAATATGCTGANNNNNNNNNNNNNNNNNNNNNNNNNNNNNNNNNNNNNNNNNNNNNNNNNNNNNNNNNNNNNNNNNNNNNNNNNNNNNNNNNNNNNNNNNNNNNNNNNNNNNNNNNNNNNNNNNNNNNNNNNNNNNNNNNNNNNNNNNNNNNNNNNNNNNNNNNNNNNNNNNNNNNNNNNNNNNNGAGATccaattaaatatatttaaaatataaaaatttaattacaaattcaaaaaaattttaagaactaACGCACTAATTTAACCATTAAATTATTACCTACGATAAGAGTCCAATTCTTAACCGAATGAGGGACATGCCAGTTATCACCTTCATGCATGTTGCCTTCAAGGATTCTTTCACAAATGTTTTGAAGCTTGTGGAATTGAGTTATAAAGAGGTTGAAGTACTTTGCAGCTGGTGTTTGGACCGTAACTTCAATACTAAGTTTACCACTTAGCGCCATGTCTACTCGAGAAAGAAGCCAAAAGTATTTGTGAAGCAAGAAAAGTATGTAAATGAGAGATGGATAAACATATTCTGCCTTAATAGAGCCTTATATAGAAAGAATATAGATTCTGATCTAATCTAACGAGGCATGAAGTGACTCGGTTAGGTtataaattgatttttaaaatcaatttggGTTGGTTTAATGGTTAACTCGTTAATTCACTTAAGTAAGCAAGGATGGATCCAGAAATTTTAATATGGAGGGACCAAATTTTAGATTATTTTTTccatttcataaaaataattaacatataatTATTAGAGTtagttttttaaaagatttatcaaaatatatatatctaattataattttttttacaattttatttttaatatgataatTACATAAAAGAAATATAACAATATCAATAATACATTATAAAATTATACAATACCAATAATTTATAGCGTATTTAGNNNNNNNNNNNNNNNNNNNNNNNNNNNNNNNNNNNNNNNNNNNNNNNNNNNNNNNNNNNNNNNNNNNNNNNNNNNNNNNNNNNNNNNNNNNNNNNNNNNNNNNNNNNNNNNNNNNNNNNNNNNNNNNNNNNNNNNNNNNNNNNNNNNNNNNNNNNNNNNNNNNNNNNNNNNNNNNNNNNNNNNNNNNNNNNNNNNNNNNNNNNNNNNNNNNNNNNNNNNNNNNNNNNNNNNNNNNNNNNNNNNNNNNNNNNNNNNNNNNNNNNNNNNNNNNNNNNNNNNNNNNNNNNNNNNNNNNNNNNNNNNNNNNNNNNNNNNNNNNNNNNNNNNNNNNNNNNNNNNNNNNNNNNNNNNNNNNNNNNNNNNNNNNNNNNNNNNNNNNNNNNNNNNNNNNNNNNNNNNNNNNNNNNNNNNNNNNNNNNNNNNNNNNNNNNNNNNNNNNNNNNNNNNNNNNNNNNNNNNNNNNNNNNNNNNNNNNNNNNNNNNNNNNNNNNNNNNNNNNNNNNNNNNNNNNNNNNNNNNNNNNNNNNNNNNNNNNNNNNNNNNNNNNNNNNNNNNNNNNNNNNNNNNNNNNNNNNNNNNNNNNNNNNNNNNNNNNNNNNNNNNNNNNNNNNNNNNNNNNNNNNNNNNNNNNNNNNNNNNNNNNNNNNNNNNNNNNNNNNNNNNNNNNNNNNNNNNNNNNNNNNNNNNNNNNNNNNNNNNNNNNNNNNNNNNNNNNNNNNNNNNNNNNNNNNNNNNNNNNNNNNNNNNNNNNNNNNNNNNNNNNNNNNNNNNNNNNNNNNNNNNNNNNNNNNNNNNNNNNNNNNNNNNNNNNNNNNNNNNNNNNNNNNNNNNNNNNNNNNNNNNNNNNNNNNNNNNNNNNNNNNNNNNNNNNNNNNNNNNNNNNNNNNNNNNNNNNNNNNNNNNNNNNNNNNNNNNNNNNNNNNNNNNNNNNNNNNNNNNNNNNNNNNNNNNNNNNNNNNNNNNNNNNNNNNNNNNNNNNNNNNNNNNNNNNNNNNNNNNNNNNNNNNNNNNNNNNNNNNNNNNNNNNNNNNNNNNNNNNNNNNNNNNNNNNNNNNNNNNNNNNNNNNNNNNNNNNNNNNNNNNNNNNNNNNNNNNNNNNNNNNNNNNNNNNNNNNNNNNNNNNNNNNNNNNNNNNNNNNNNNNNNNNNNNNNNNNNNNNNNNNNNNNNNNNNNNNNNNNNNNNNNNNNNNNNNNNNNNNNNNNNNNNNNNNNNNNNNNNNNNNNNNNNNNNNNNNNNNNNNNNNNNNNNNNNNNNNNNNNNNNNNNNNNNNNNNNNNNNNNNNNNNNNNNNNNNNNNNNNNNNNNNNNNNNNNNNNNNNNNNNNNNNNNNNNNNNNNNNNNNNNNNNNNNNNNNNNNNNNNNNNNNNNNNNNNNNNNNNNNNNNNNNNNNNNNNNNNNNNNNNNNNNNNNNNNNNNNNNNNNNNNNNNNNNNNNNNNNNNNNNNNNNNNNNNNNNNNNNNNNNNNNNNNNNNNNNNNNNNNNNNNNNNNNNNNNNNNNNNNNNNNNNNNNNNNNNNNNNNNNNNNNNNNNNNNNNNNNNNNNNNNNNNNNNNNNNNNNNNNNNNNNNNNNNNNNNNNNNNNNNNNNNNNNNNNNNNNNNNNNNNNNNNNNNNNNNNNNNNNNNNaacaacataaattaaaaaaatgaatattttttacaagaaaaaaatatataaagtatataatataattactaaaatataACTACGTAAGtcattattaatataataatataaatattaaatatattaatataaaaaataaataattttttaaaaataaatataaagattattgaataaaaactaatttgAAAGGTACAAAGACTTGagggtataatattaaattagttaagtaaaaaatattagtgaattaAACAATTAAGATATAAATCCATCATATAGTgataaataatacatataaaactattaaattacataatattttttattttttgaacacATATCTCATATATAAGTATAGTTTCTTAAAATTTTGGGGGGTCGAGGCCACTACTCGCCCCCTCTAGGTCCGTCACTGTAAATAAGTGTTAGAAGTTCGAGTTCTGCCTTATACATGCAGCAATCCATTGACcaacaaaaaagttttaaatgaaacttaaatttGCAATGAATTAGTTATTGGCCTGCCGAGTTGAGAAATAccgtaaaaaataaaaacaatatttttataatttaaataaataaaaaaataaaataatcaatagtaattaatttttatttcattgtaaaattatttctttaatattcatgttttataaaatttaaaatttagtatgACTGAGAATATTAAGATGGATGATCAATAACCATACACAAAGTTCCGAAAATCAAATTAGACATAAAACtaatggtgttagaaatttaaagaTTTAAGTAGAGTTTAATCGGATTGAATTAAATATAATGAAATAATATATTTTGGCATGTATATatcatttctaaaaaaaattatttttttttttgtgatttattattttaaatcgaTTCATCTCTAAAATCACACCGGttcaaataattaattaatttttttagcttatatatttttcaatttttaaccaACTAATTGCGAAGCAATTTTTACTTTAAATTGGATCGATTGGACGACCAATTTATAATTAACTGGGTCAAATTGGCCAATTTGTTCCAATTCCGAGAAGCATGGCCATactacacacacacacatatatatatatatatatgaacaaaacaaaaaataattatacgagaaaatttttattttatcaaatataaaatgttaatttatattttaaaaaaagttcAAACACATCTCCAatgattttttattaaaagtgTGTTTATAATTTGTCTTGATGTATTATTAGGTAAAGTAGTTGATTATCATTTAATCTTGTCGGATGATAATATTTTCATGCCAATGTTGTCAATGCAAATTTAATATTtgataggtttaattattctgtcgaTTCTTATAGTtttatcgaatttttaattaaatttttatatatttttttcaattaaatttttatacgatatcagattttgtaattaagtctctgtcttaaaattaacagaatattctgtaAACAAAACAAATACGCCTAATATttgattaaatattttattttatttaataaaatatttagttgattctaatatttttgtaataacagaaatttaattacaaaatttaatatAGTATAAGgaactaattaaaaaatataaaaatttatttaacaaTTTAATAAAATGAtagaaaataattaaacctatttaaTATTAGTAATTTATATTGTGACCTTTGTTATTATCCAGGTAGCGATGAGTAAACAAATCAATAAATTGTTCAAAACAAAAACCAATTGTAATAAATTATGAAATGCGTATTTGGACTGTGATAATTGATTAAAccatttatttatattaataatactaTTAATCACTATAAGAAAATTGAATCTTATTGTGGATGCCGAATAGACAATCAtttatagaaattttttttttatcgtgtttgattttctttaattttatggactcacacacgcacacacatatatattaaaaaatttcacTCCATAAACTTTAATAACAATcagctaatattttttttttcattttttttgttagaaAAAAAGTATNNNNNNNNNNNNNNNNNNNNNNNNNNNNNNNNNNNNNNNNNNNNNNNNNNNNNNNNNNNNNNNNNNNNNNNNNNNNNNNNNNNNNNNNNNNNNNNNNNNNNNNNNNNNNNNNNNNNNNNNNNNNNNNNNNNNNNNNNNNNNNNNNNNNNNNNNNNNNNNNNNNNNNNNNNNNNNNNNNNNNNNNNNNNNNNNNNNNNNNNNNNNNNNNNNNNAAAATAACTACATCAAATGACattccaaactaataattatCTACTAACAACTTAAGACAagtgaaataaaagaaaattctaAAAGTCTATAAGTTATCTATTGCATACTAACTATACAAGCTATATTCTACTTCTTCATTACTACCCTAACCATAGTTATATACACACATTTATCTATATAGAATttttaaaatacaataaaaaattaaactaaccgCAAAGCGGCTGCCCCAACATAATGCGAAGTGTCGTTACTAGCTGCGCACGCCATCATCGTAAGTATCGATTATATGCTCAAAAAGAgataaaagggaagaaaaagtaGTTGAAAAGTTGCTCGGTCAAATTTTGTAAACGAGTTATATATATAGCCGATTCTaagtcatatctcgtttacactgtgaGCGAGATGAAGTTACACGTATTTCATtcacagtataaacgagatatacacgtgTGATGTTTacgtgtcttatctcgtttatattATAAACGAGATACGTATAactttatctcgtttacagtgtaaacataATATGACTTGGAGACGAATTTCagtaataacttttaaaattatttaattcgataattaatacatttattttatttatcaaaataaaaaatcacttCATCATTCATATATTTGCAATTATGAAGACTTGAAATCAAGATTTTTTTTAGAGTGGGACGTGTTTACTATCTGTACTAATCCCGTATTTGTCATTTTTAtacttatttaataaataaaaatataaattaatagacACTTTAATACTTATTAATATACTAGTCAATATAAtgtctttaaatttttttaatatcatCCTTACTTTAATCATCAATGTTTAATTTTTCTTACTAATTTCAtttgttattttgttatttttttaaaattaaggaGAGGAGAGAGACAAGaaaattgcatattttatttttaatagcaAAATTACAAAAGTGTAATTTTCATGCACATATTATATTGTGTATTCAAGTAGACTGACCATGTTTGAATTATTCATTCTGTATAGATAAGAAAGAATGTAAATTGAGGATTGAGGCGAACTTTTCCTTTAAGAATCACTACAAGAGAAATGAGATTTAGTGGCGGTTTTATAGGAATTAACGGCAGTTTTAAATCGTTGCAAAATTAATTATCAACGCTTCGAGAACCGTTGCAATATGGGACATGGAGATTTGATTTTGCGGCAGTTTCACTGAACCGCGGGCACAACCACAGCGAAATCCTTTGAATAGCGTCAGTTGATTTAGCGACGGTTTAGAACTGCCGCTATTTGGCCAACCTTGAACTCAATGGTATTTTTCGGCCATTTTGAACCACTGCTATTTTGTTGATCGTTGTATTTTTAAAAAGAgtaattctccacatacaagtgaTTTTtcatacaagtcatacaagtcatttataaacACGTCGTTTCACGTTTTTTTgtgtctctttttcttcttttttttccgtgcttcctcttcctcttcctcttcttcttcttcttcttcttcttcttcttcttcttcggtgGAGGAGGATAGCTGTATGCGGCAGCAGCGGGGGCAGCGGCGACGGTGGGAGGAGGGGGACGAAGGGGTGGGGCGTAAGGCGGTTGTTGAAGGTGGAAGGGGGTGGGAAAATAAGAGGGATCGGAGGAGTAGGGGAATTGAgacgaggaggaggaagatgaagaagGGTTTGCCATGGAATTCGATCGATCAGAATATTTGGGATTGAAATTAGGGTTTGTTATTTCAGACACATGTTAGAAGTTCAGTGTTTATTTCCTTTGATTTGTGTGCTGGGTATGGGGCTCGGGCAATGGGTAGGTTTAGGTTATTATTTCcgacggaaaattttaaattacagacgaaaaatccgtctgtaaccattttcaacaaaaaaaattaatttttccgacagaattatcgacgaattctcttttctgtctgtaatttatgttaatttatttttttattttccgacaaaaaattcctctgaaattccgtctgtatttccgTGAGATAAAATtcgtcggaaatatccgtctgtaataactaattttctagtagtgagaaaccatgaaaatcgaaaaagaacagaaggagatcgaaggcaaagagagaacgcttttccatacaaatcatacaagtcatttatattcacgcttcttcttcttcttcttcttcttcttcttcttcttcttcttctgcttcttcttcttcttcttcttcttcttcttcttcttcttcttcttcttcttcttcttcttcttcttcttcttcttctaacgCGCGTGTTAggcccaacttgtaagacttgtaaacaaaaatgacttgtatgtgtagcattcCTCTTTTAAAAATGTATTCGCAATTTATTTTCGACTATTTTGTAACCGCCGCTATTTGCCCGGCTAAATGGCCGTAAAAATACTATATTTTGCACTGGCAATCAACGCTTTTTTAATTTGAATGTACTaggtattattttttgtttttttttttaatttttcctgATATTAGAAATCTTAATTATTTTGTAACTGAAAAAATAAATTGATGGGTAAACGACATTAGcaaaattgataaaaatattcATATATTTATCCAAATATCAATAAAGTGTATTCCTTACTAAGAGTTGCATagtcaacaataaaaaaaatgtatatttaactaaaaaattaatttcaaatccTAAGTTCTACTTTCTATACTCTGTCCCTTCAGTAAATTCATCCATGCAGTCATGTCTAGTGGCAGCTTCCCACCTTGTCTTGAATTAGACATCTCAAGGCACTCTCCATTGCCTGTCTTTTTGTCTTCTCAGCCGCCAGTTCTGCTTGTAGTTCAAGCAGCACCCTTTGGGTCTCCTCTCTTTGAGTTCCATTGCCCGACTGATGTGAATTCGTACCGAACACTTGACTACAAGTCGGTCCGATACCTATGCCACGCACTCTACTCGAGTGCTCCTTTCTAAGAGCTTCAGCAAGCGAATCATTCTGAGACAGTCTACATGATTCATCATGTTGCTCAATCTCCACAATTCTTTCCTACACAGTTAGATAAGCAAACATAAGCATTTATTAGCTAATCACTAATTGAATAGACTTTCAACACAATTTTAACAAACAAAACCTATGAAAAATAACTTAGTGATTCACAACACATTACTTACACCAATAGCCCGAGCTACATCATGGAGATAGGAGCCATTAGGTCGTTTGTGCGTTAAGGTCAACAACTCCCCTCTACCAACTGGACGCCCTTGTCGTTCCAACTGTAACAATATAGCATAAATAGTGAATAGGTAGACGAATAGAAAGTTCAAAAAGAGAGTCGAATGTAAATTACCTCTTCTTCTACGAACCTTGCCAAGCTTTTCGATCCGCCAGTGTGAGTATATAACTGCTTCGATCGATTCACAGCATTTTTCCTACACTTCTTCTATCATGCCATAAAAAGTAAAAGTTATAAGACTCCATTTTTTGACTAAATGTAACATCAATAGACTTTTTTTTGtcatgaaaaaaaatatatattacctTTGTGTCTTCACTATAGCGATAATCAAGATACCATCTCCAATGCTCTGCAATAATTCCCGATGGGCGGCCTTCAATATTTTATTCAATAGTCAATTCTGATTTGTAATATTCATGGTACAACCTGTTCCTCGTATCCTTCCAAGCCCTCCCTAGCATTTTTAATATTGTACACTTGATAATTCCTCCACTATCTTCATAATATTTCCTGCACCAGTAAAATTAATTTGTTAGTATGTGTCCAATTAAGATTCTTGAACTCTACAAGAATATAACGTTTTAGCTTTACACATTTGTTATAGATCTTGTCCTTGGAGCGAACTTTTCTCCAGTCTTTCTCGCATATTGGGAATTTGGTGTAGTCAGAACCTAACAATCCGAGAACGCCGCTCAGTATACCAGCTTCATTTCCAACTGGTTGCAATCTCTCGTTGTGTAAACCccattaaattagtaaataattagtcaataaattaaattttaataaggaaagttaaaaatgtgatttttatgttaaattagaatagagctcatcaaaacgagaattttgacactaatttcaaaaatttggcccaagattgggccgaacgggccaaaccggtcaaACTGGGCCTGAACTGGACCCATGGGCCCAACCAAGCCCCCATTAATTAGAGACTCAGCGTCACTTTCTTCCCCAAAAGGAGATTCATGCTGCAAATTTGAAGAGGGGAAGAGAACGCTTCTCAAACCCTAACCTTCACTTTAATCCACCATAACTTTTccatccgagctccgatcgccgcaccatttgcggccacgcatacaccgcgtcgagctctacgaatCTACCAGAATAATTTCATAGGTAAGCCACTCTATCATCCCAGTTCTGCTAccccttaattttcaaaaattgtgagTGCCCAAGTTGAAGAATTTGTTGATTTTGGTTCTCTAGGTTCGAATTAGCTTGCGGAATTCATTGAACTTGGCTCTCTTGATCTGTGGGTATGGTGAAGTCTCTAAACTTAGCCAATTCTTGATTTTAGTATGTTAAATTCTGAATTTTAAGTATGTAcgtatgatatatatatatatatatatttggaacTTGAATTGTGGACATTGGAGGCTTGGTGGAGGATTGGTGCCAAGGCTTGGTGATTTTGGACATGTGGGGCTGTGTGTGTGTCTTTGGTGTTCTACCTTGATCaatacgtggaaatcggccaaggtatggtttaggtttcgcgtatttaatatataatatcgcgtgaaaacttaggctagagaaccataggataggttggaatgatTATGTAGGTTGGAAGCTTAGCATTAATGATGTTGATTGATGATATAAGTTATGTATGTGTTGGTAACCATAATTCTTTGGTGTGTGGATATTGTTGGCAAATTGATGATATTGGTTGTATATGTATGTATGGTAAACTGTTGATGATTATGTTGATGGAGGTAAGAAACTTAGGGTGTGGATGGGTAAATAATTGACGTTTGATGGGTTGTGATTTGGTAAGTGGATAGTAGAGTTGTATGAAGATGTTATGATATGTGTTCTGCTGAATATATGTATAGGAAGTGGATATTGAACTTGATTTTGATGGAAGTGAGGTTTGAACTTTTTGAGAAAATTGGTTTTTAGCCGAACTTCGGTgagtcataacttggcttccggacctCCAAatgatttcaaatttattttatatgaaaattgggtccgtaaaGTTTACGCCATTTGAAGAACAGAAGGAAaatgatttaaaacaaaaaagttatgtgcATCAGAAGTTTGGgggtcaaaatttcaaattctgCAGTTTTTCCAACTTAACAAAATTTTTGGAAAGACGTacgctcacgcgtacgcatgacctgggATTTGCGTACGCATTCAGTCGCTCGCGACGTGACCAACCCTTTCGGGTtaggatccacgcgtacgcgagcAGGGAGTATGCGTACGTGAGTAAGCCTTTTCGCacgaccacgcgtacgcgtggcccctgttCTAGCAAAAATGGATTTTGTATTTTTAAGTCAAATTTCaagcttctaaacctctattttcatcatTTTAGCCTCAAATTATAGTGTGAGCTCTAGTAGTAAGATGGAGATAGGGAATTAAGGTAACTTGGGGGCGAAGTAAAGTAGGAGAAGTGGTGAAGTAAATATGAAAATGAGTATATTTGGAGTGTATATAATATTATGGCCCATATGATATGATTATGCAAAGATTTACAATGATTATGAACATTATTTGGCATTATACACTCAattgatctgagatacgagttttcctgtgTAAAgtatcgtggcttgccaccacgtgttccaggtcaaaactcgatactctgttgaccctacgacgtaagatgTGGCTGGGCACTCTTAATTCCCAGGAAGGTTAACCCCCATTGAGAAATTTTATATATTTGATAAAAAACTAtgtatagactcttggggatgcgcgtcggGAGACAGTCCAAaggtttagcaaaccggacttgtcgggttgtcttgataactgacagatgagcctcatcagctataggacaggcatacatcatgtgcattttatTTGTTTTGGTTGCTATGCATTATTTGGGATTGCCTAATTGAATATATCATGTTAACTGTTATATTTGCTACTTGCACTACTTGTTTCCTACCTGTGCTTGCACTTGTCTGTTTGTCTGTCTTTGTAAACTCACTagagatggaggaacggaggaaaggtggAAAGCTTAGGGTTGAGATTAAGTTAAACTAGGGTTTAGAATTCCCTAGATACTTACCcattttatggtttctgtttagtaatttaagctttataatctAAGTGT includes:
- the LOC107608908 gene encoding MLP-like protein 43 isoform X3 → MALSGKLSVEVTVQTPAAKYFNIFTTQFHKFQNICERIHEAKLHEGDNWHVPHSVKNWTLIVDGKPIKLKEKIEAIDKENKSITYNLFDGDISKNYKVFKFFFQVFEKSDGGATAKFTIEYEKINENVEAPYGFMEFFDKGAKEVDSYLLKA
- the LOC107608908 gene encoding MLP-like protein 43 isoform X2, with translation MALSGKLSIEVTVQTPAAKYFNLFITQFHKLQNICERILEGNMHEGDNWHVPHSVKNWTLIVDGKPIKLKEKIEAIDKENKSITYNLFDGDISKNYKVFKFFFQVFEKSDGGATAKFTIEYEKINENVEAPYGFMEFFDKGAKEVDSYLLKA